The Streptomyces laurentii region GCGCGGGCCCTCGGCGCCTCCCGCCTTCGCCTCCTCGACGGCACCGGCCACGACGGCCTCCAGCTCCGCGTCGGTCAGCTGCTGCGGCAGGTACGCGTCGAGCAGGACGCCCTCGGCGCGCTCGCGCTCGGCCGACTCGGGCCGACCGCCCTGGGTGAAGGCGTCCGCGGCCTCGCGGCGCTTCTTCGCCTCCTTGGCGATCACCTTCTGCACCTCGTCGTCGGAGAGTTCGCGCTTGGTGGTACCCGCGACCTCCTCCTTCTGGATCGCGGTGAGGGTCAGTCGCAGAGTCGAGGAGCGCAGCTCGTCGCGCTCCTTGATCGCGGCGTTGAGGTCGTCCTTCAGCTTGGCCTTGAGCGTGGTCATGAGGTCAAGTGTGGCAGGTGCCCGGCGCCGACCGCCCGCGCATTTACGCCCGGCGGGTCTGCGACGATAAGGGGATGCGCGCACGGTACGGGATCCCCCTGAAGATCACGGCAGGTCTCACGGCGACGGCCGCGGCCGGACTCGTCTACGCGGCGGGCTTCGAAGCCCGCTCCTTCCGACTGCGCCGGGTGACCATCCCGGTGCTCCCCCGGGGCATGCGCGACCTGCGGGTCCTCCAGGTCTCGGACATCCACATGGTGAGCGGGCAGCGCAAGAAGCGCGCCTGGCTGCAGTCCCTGGCCGGACTGCGCCCCGACTTCGTCGTCAACACCGGCGACAACCTCTCGGACCCCGAGGCCGTGCCCGAGACGCTGGACGCGCTCGGGCCGCTGATGGAGTTCCCGGGCGTGTACGTCTTCGGCTCCAACGACTACTACGGCCCGCGGCTGCGCAACCCCGCCCTGTACCTGAAGGAGAAGATGCAGGGCCGGCACGGCCTCAACGGCAACGCACCGGTCACCGGCGCCGTGCACAACCCCTGGGAGGGCCTGCGGGACGCCTTCGACGCGGCGGGCTGGGTGAACCTGACGAACACCCGCGGCCGGCTGAAGCTGCCCGGCGCGGAGCTCGCGTTCACCGGCGTCGACGACCCGCACATCAAGCGGGACCGGTACGAGCGGGTCGCGGGCGGTCCGGAGCAGGACGCCGACTTCTCGATGGGCGTGGTGCACGCCCCGTACCTGC contains the following coding sequences:
- a CDS encoding gatB/yqeY protein (GatB domain; cl11497;~GatB/YqeY [Streptomyces albus J1074];~identified by MetaGeneAnnotator; putative); the encoded protein is MTTLKAKLKDDLNAAIKERDELRSSTLRLTLTAIQKEEVAGTTKRELSDDEVQKVIAKEAKKRREAADAFTQGGRPESAERERAEGVLLDAYLPQQLTDAELEAVVAGAVEEAKAGGAEGPRAMGAVMKLVNPKVAGRAEGGRVAAVVKRLLAG
- a CDS encoding hypothetical protein (Bacillus subtilis YkuE and related proteins, C-terminal metallophosphatase domain; cd07385;~Calcineurin-like phosphoesterase; pfam00149;~identified by MetaGeneAnnotator; putative;~putative active site [active];~putative metal binding site [ion binding];~secreted protein [Streptomyces pristinaespiralis ATCC25486]), whose protein sequence is MWQVPGADRPRIYARRVCDDKGMRARYGIPLKITAGLTATAAAGLVYAAGFEARSFRLRRVTIPVLPRGMRDLRVLQVSDIHMVSGQRKKRAWLQSLAGLRPDFVVNTGDNLSDPEAVPETLDALGPLMEFPGVYVFGSNDYYGPRLRNPALYLKEKMQGRHGLNGNAPVTGAVHNPWEGLRDAFDAAGWVNLTNTRGRLKLPGAELAFTGVDDPHIKRDRYERVAGGPEQDADFSMGVVHAPYLRMLDAFTADRYGLVLAGHTHGGQLCVPFYGALVTNCDLDTDRVKGLSTHTADGHTSYLHVSAGCGTNRYTPVRFACPPEATLLTLTEARR